The DNA segment GAAGGTGACGTAGGAGATGCTGGCACCGTTAGCGGTTGTCTGGTTGTTGTTGGTATCTGTTGGGGAGGTGCCTTCAAAGTCTTTCTGGAGCTCTTGCAAAGACAAGGTCTGCAGTGAagcagaggggcacaggcagctcagggcactgctgagtGGCACCAACCCAGCAAGGCAGCTCAGCAGTCACCCAgagaaaggccaccagaaaCTCCaatcctccccagccctcccccctgcaAGGCTAGCTGGTGAGCTGAAAGGCTGCCACAGAtgcaggctcagaggaggagGGCAAGCTCACTGTCTAGCAAAGCATTCACCACGttgctgctctcctcagctctgcagcttccttgtTCCCAAccattcccagctctcctgcatcgTAAGGTTTTGGCTATcgagaggggaggtgggggaagggcaGAAGGCGAGAGGTGGCAAGCGTAGGTAGGAAGGCAGCGCAGAAAACCCTGTGTCAAGAGGAGCTGTGTGATGGGAACTTGGGAGTCTGCCAAGAGAGGAACCCAGACTGAGTTACCTTGTTCTGCCTCAGTAAGAATTTGGGCAgctttggtggtgctggtgctgtgccCTTCTCCTGCCGCTTCGCATATTTCTTCCTGGCTAAGTAGACTTTGCCAGGATCCACTCCTGTCTgtggggaagaggcagaggtttaagggcaacaaagctggggaggggtctggagcacagccctgggaggagaggctgagggagctggggttgcttagcctggagaagaggaggctcaggggagaccttcttgctctctccaaccccctgaagggaggctgtagccaggtgggggttggtctcttctcctaggcaagcagcaccaaaagaagaggacacagtctcaagctgtgccaggggaggttcaagctggatgttaggaagaagttattcccagaaagagagattggccattggaatgtgccaaCCAACAACATCATCACCAACTTGCTcatgcagagggaggagaggcttGCAGtaactctgctttggcagggcttggaggggGTTAACTGCCAGGGTTAGGCATAACCTCTCAACTGAGCTTACAAACAGTCCTGAAGACCGGGGAGGAAAGGATGGGGGAGTAGAGGATGGATGTGACCATCTTGTGTGGTCATCCTAGGCTTACTCATCTCTGTGTAGCCATAGAGGAGACAGCAagggcagccctgagccagggcaTTGCTCACCTTGGCTATGATCTTCTCACGGAATATCTCTGAGTTGGCAAAGTAGAGTGGTGAGCAGTAGGTCACAATTTTTATCCCATTAATTTCATGTACCTGCAACAGAGAGAAGAGCTGAGAGCAGGCCTGGTGAGCTggtggggtgtgggggtgcaggctggctgggaggTCAGGCAGCAGCTAACTGGGAAGGTCAAACTGAagggcagctctcctgctgccccccgaAACAAGCAGCAAACCTCCTGGCTGGGACAGAAACTGGGGCCTGATCCTGTTGGGTACTGGTGGCAACGAGGAGCATTTTCTCTCAGGGTGCTTTAGCTTCTGCTCACCTTGCTGTAGGCTTTGGGGTTCTTGTAGATGTCAGTGGAAGTTacctggcccagggcagagccgTTACGGCTGAGGAGAAAAGAGGTGAGCAGAGTTAGAGCCAGCGGCGCAGGGGAGGAAAACTGCTTTGCCTCGCATTCCATCCCAGGATTGTGAACCTTTGCTGGATGGAATTACTCAGCTTTCATCCCTGCAGAGCCTACAGGGCACAACAGAGTCAGCACTTTGAGATCCCAGGCTGGGAAATATTAATAAAGGGCTTTGCTGGATTAAAAGTGGTCTGAAAGcttccccctgctctctgccctcgCTCTTTCTCAGCAGGATTTTCTGCTGGGAGCTACGCAGGTAGCCCTttattatttgtgtgtgtgtgtgtgctgaagTAAATACCTTCTGCCTTGGGATGTGCACCTTGCTCACCCTGCACAGGAGTGGGAATGCAGGCAGTAAATTAGCTCCTGCCATTCCTGTTTGCACATTCCAGGGGCCAGGGAGGACACCTGCActcccccaggctcctgccacACGTTCCTTCAAGACATGGGCCAGAGGTCAGGTATAAAAATCATAATAATCTGTCACTTCTCCTGCCACTGGGAGATTTTTGACTCCTCTCTTggcatttttccccctcttttttttgttttttggtggagCAGTACTTACAACTGGGTATGGAAAACCACAACCAGCACGGAAAATCCCACGCCCACAGCGACTCCGTAGGGAAGGCTCAGGAAGAAGGCCGACAGGAAGCTCACCAGCCAgaccagctgcaggaagagaaggGCACAGCACATCATTTTCATGGAgtcatggggttgttttgggtggaaaagccctctgagatcattgagtccaaccaccaacccaaccccaccatggctgctaaaccctggccccaagtgccatggccacagggttcatgaacacctccaggcatggggactccgccacctccctgggtcaggttccaatccctgaccactcttgcagcaaagaaattgctcctgatctccaacctaaccttcctctggcacaacttcaggccactgcctctccttctatcacctgagactagggagaagagaccaactcccacctcactccaatctcctttcagggagctgcagagagcaatgaggtctctcctcagcctcctcttctctagactcaACAACTCTCAGGTCCCTCACcagacctattctccagacccttcaccagctttggtgccattttctttgcagtgagggtggggagacactggaacaggttgcccagggaggttgtggatgctccctcccaggAGGTGATGAGGgtcaagttggatgaggccttgagcaacctgggctggtgggaggtgtccctgtccatggcaaggtgtttggaactggatgatcttcaaggtcccttccaacctaagccattgtatgattctatgatgcccTCTGAGGATTATTATCAGGTCATGCTCAAGACTGATAAAACAACACTTTGACCTTGGACAAACTCAGAGTAACTTTGATGACTTCAGCAGCTTAATTTTGTGTCTAAATGGTTGAGTTAGGGCTTTCCCCCTGGGGTGTATCTGTGGTGTGATCCCTGccactgaaacacagccagagTTAGGCCACCTGTGGTCTGACATCACCCAGAAACACTGTTCCCCACTTTTGGGGCAGGACACTGAATCTAGTTCAAATTCCAAGGAGATTAAGGTCAGGGGAGTGCAGTTCACTCCCTTGGCATCAGCCTGATCCCTGCACCTCTGGGCTCTCCATGGTTGCTGGTACCACAAGGTttgttccagcagctccatggagacacagcacagctgggacagtggggctggcagtgacaGATGATCCACATGGGGCAAACCAAAGAGCTTTCTGACAGCTGTTCAACACATCTGGCAGAGTGTTCTCCAGACAACACTTTGTGTCTCTGCTCTGACCACCATCCACTCAGGGCTCAGCCCAGActttgggctgggggctgtggagtcccTCAGGCTGCCCTCATGTCCACTTCTAGAGCCAACCAAAACCTTTCATCTAACCCACGAGGCACCAGCAGAGCTCCTTCAGAGAGGTGCTTGCACTGCCAGAGATGATTCCTGGCAGGGAATCATCCTTCAGCAGCATTCCCACCCTGCCAGTCCTTGCCTGCATAGCCACATCAGCTCAGACCTCACACATCTCTGGTCCTCTCAGTCTGCTGGGCTCACTCCTAAGCATGGACCACTTTTTTTGTAGCCCATGGCCAGTGCTGGAGTGTGCCATCATCTCATGATCACAACTTCTGCCTGGACTGCTAACCCAGCtcttctccaccacctctcagaGCAGACCCTAGAGCAGCCTCCCTctaagagagctggagagggacttttgccaagggcttgtagtggtaggacaagagggaacagactgaagcttgaggaggacagattgagactggatattgggaagaaattggttgtagccaggaaggggttggtctcttctgccaggcacccagcaccagaacaagaggacacagtctcaagctgtgccaggggaagtttaggctggaggtgaggagaaagttcttcactgagagagctgttggccattggaatgtgctgcccagggaggtggtggagtccccatccctggaggtgttccagagggggttggatgtggcacttggtgccatggtttagtcatggcgtctgtggtgccaggttggactctatgagctttgaggtctcttccaaccttagtgatactgtgaaattctttccagtgaggctggtgagacactggaacaggttgcccagggaggttatggattccccctcccttggaggtgttcaaggccaggttgagtgggaccttgagcaacctgggctggtgggaggcgtccctgcccgtggcgggggggttggaaccggctgatctttaagctcccttccaacccaatgtgttctgtgattctctgatcctctGCTTGCACGGTGGGGGGAAGCTCTCGCTGCCTCGGGCCAGCCCCTTTGGGCTCCTGCTTCCTGGGGCCGGCCGTCAGGACccgccaggagctgtgctgcgcGTCCACGCACGCACACACGGCACCCAGCCGTGGGAGCCCTGTTCAAACACTGTCTTTTTGTGTCAGACACTTCCAAATTCCGTTCTCactcccccacaccccctgccTGGGTTTATACATCAACCAGTGCCTGGAGTCCTTATCGCTGTGAAGGGCTCTCCTCGCCCTGCAGGGCTATTGTGTGAGTTCTGAAGTCACGACTCCCCAGACGCGGCGCGGGGCCGGTTTGGCTAGTTCTGGGCAAACAGGCTCCCACCGTTTGATTGGCATTTCAAACAGAGCAGGTAATAGTTCAGACCTCTCTGATATGTGCACCCAGCGTGAGGGTGCTCAGCTGGGCAGGATgggctctgccacagctgctcgGGACCtttgttggggctgttcaggctggaggagagaggaCCTTCGAATcgtagaatcagtcagggttggaagggaccacaaggatcatctagttccaacccccctgctatgggcagggacacctcacactacatcaggctggccagagcctcatccagcctggccttaaacacctccagggctggggcctcaaccacctccctggacaacccattgcagggcttcaccactctcatggggaagggGATCAACAGGaaggttctgggcccctcaggttaggaaagatgttgagttgctggaaagtgtccagagaagggcaacaaagctggggaggggtctggagcacagctctgggaggagaggctgagggagctggggttgcttagcctggagaagaggaggctcaggggagaccttcttgctgtctacagttacctaaagggaggttgtagccaggtgggggttggtctcttctcccaggcacctagcaccagcacaagaggacacagtctcaagctgtgccaggggaggtttaggctggaggtgaggaagaagttgttcatagagagattggccattgggatgtgctgctcagggaggtggtggagtccccatccctggaggtgtttaggaagagcctggatgaggcacttggtgccatggtttagttgatcagatggtgctgggtgagaggtgggacttgatgatctcaaaggtctcttccaacctggttaattctattccaatccattccattccattccaaggttggaaaaggactCTTCAGAAGGGCTTTGTGGGGATAGAATGagaagcaatggtttgaaactggagcaggggaggtttaggttgggcatcaggaggaagttctgcataaTGAGAGtgctgaaatactggaacaggttgcccagagaggtggctgagatCTCATCCCTGGTGACATTCAAAATCAGActtggtgtggccctgggctgcctgatcTGGGTGGAGGTGTCAGGGAgtgtggacaagatgacctttgagggccccttccaacccaatgcaatctgtgaatctatgagctggaggaagggctgcaccaggagagtgAAAGCCACCTTCTGCCAGGCACTCAAACCCCTCTCCTGTCCCCCAAATGCCTGCCAGGGGTCCACACAGTTCACCCTGCTCTGCATCACACAGCCACGAGAAGGTTGGTAGATGCCTCCCACCCATCCCCAGGCACTCACACAGTCCAGCTTGCTCTTCTTCCACAGGTAGAAGGGGTCAGCCAGCTGCTTGAGGGAGTTTTTCAGGTTCACTGCGATGAGGGCTCCCAGCACAGACTGGTGGAGGAGAAAGGATGGGCTGAGAACGTGCCACAGGTTGCAGGAGATGCTTCCTGCAGTGTCTGCATTCCTTGCTCCAGGTGCCACCAGGGAATGGGAAAGGCTGATGCTCACAAAGCCCTCCCTTGGGTCTGAGCATGATCATTTCACCTGCTCTTGCTTCCAGAGACTGTGTGCAGGCAGGACCCCAGGCCAGGAACAaactgtgctgggcagcagtttGCATCAGGGCTTTTTTGGATCAGGACTCTGCCTTCCCTTGGGTGTGGAGGGTGTGATGCAAGGGCCAGGCTGTTTGCACAGATGTTTGTCTTACCTTGGGAAGAGGTTCCAGGTAGATCCCCAGAGCCAGCATGGTCACCATAACCACCAAGGCCACAAAGAAACTTGCCACCTACCACAAAAGCAAGAAACCACCTCAGCAAACAGCAGGCTCTTCCTAACCCCCCTCTGGGtctttcctctcctgctttgtttttttcagccagcagcacacctgggcactgcagtgCTTTATGCAAGGCTGGGATCTGGCAGAGCTCACAGATAACCTCCAAACTTCCCTCTGCTCGGCTGGAGAATGCAGATTTACAGCCTCACATCTGTGAGCAACCCCAAGAGCCACCCAGGGACCAAAATGGgtttggggagggaggaaactCTGCTTTAATAAGAGCAAAGTGAAGCCCTCCTCTATGGAGcttctccagagctggcagcaagcagtggctgcagggggatgtggtcgggaagggaagggaagaggggaagggaagggaagaggggaagggaagggaagaggggaagggaagggaagaggggaagggaagggaagaggggaagggaagggaagaggggaagggggaggcacTGACTTGTGatttccctcctgccccatccACAGCAAGAGTGACGGAGAGAGCGCAGCAGATCACATGGATCTTGAAGAAGGACCCAAAGAagttgctgcagcccagggccagcattTCCTGTGGGgatggaggaaggtggtggtcAGAGAGGGCAGCTGCCCCTCCCGCCCTGCCAACgtgggagctgccaggcagaaagggagtgCCTGaggctggggtgtgtgtggccagggaagggacctgagTTCCCTGCagggtgtcccagaccccttcCTTCCAGTAAGGGCTGGGATGGGCTCTGGTGTACCAGGGAAACCTGGACTCCCAGGCCCACATAAACACGTTGTCATCTGTTGACACACTGAGGGCAGGGCTTCACACGGTATGTGTGGCTGTTATTGAAAGCTGCCAGTGTGCCAGTGATGATGAAAGAGGATTATTTAATGTCCTGCCTCTCAGAGTGGCTAGGTGACACACCAGGAatccaggtctttctctgctcagTGAGAGGCTCCTGGGCCTCGTTATGCTCCAACAAGCTGCAGAACTGCTCCCGGTGCCAGCGCTGGGAGATGAAGCCTCAGGtctggaggctgagcagagcacagagctcagcctaaGGCTTGCTTGCCTTTTGCAGGTCCTCTCCAAACCACAGGAGATggctccaccaggtccctccCACCAGGACCCCTGCGTGGCAAGCTGAGCCTGCATGCacgggagcagcagggctgcttggagcagagcaCTTTTGAAAGCTCCCTGGTTTgtggtgaggctgctgcagccctggagcaggctgcccagggaggttgtggagtctccttctctggaggctttcaaaacccccctggatgtgttcctgtgtggcctgccctgggtgaccctgctctggcagggggggttggactggatgatctccggaggtccctcaCAACCCCTAACACTCCGAGTCTGTGGTTCCTGCTGTGAGCTTTGGCTGAGGGCAAGGGGAACCTTCCTGCTGTGAGCTTTGGCTGAGGGTAAGAGGAACCCTCCTTGGCTGTGTCCTTCCCAGCCCAAGCCTTACCTGGTTGGGGTCCACGTCGTAGCCATGCTTGGCTGCCAGCGTTCTCCCCATGGCCAAGTTGATGACGTAGCTCACGATGGCCAGCGAGAAGGCTGTGCCAATCATGTCCTTCCACTTGGGCACCAGGGGCAAGGTGGGTGCTGGGAACCTGCACTCAGAGaagaggtgaggagcagctgtgacaCCAGAGAGTGACATAATCCTTGTCTGCACCGGGGACAGCTCGAGGGGATGGTGGCAGTTGTGCAACAGGGAGCAGCAGTCCTGGAAGGGGACTGTGGTATGGCAGGGAAGAGTGAGGTGTTctccagggagaaggaggaggaggaggaggaagaaggaagggaaatgatCTGGAAGTTgagtcagagctgctgctgcacttacCCCATGCTGATCTTTCCAACTACTGGCATGCCATACTTCTCAGGCATGCTGAAGCTGCCAGAGATCGCAGTGGCAACGATGAcctgaaaagcacagagaatggaagagcagggagcagagggagcccTGAGGGCTCTCAGGAGGACTAAGCCCAATGGGCTTCTGGGGCTGACAGGAGGAAATCAGCATCAAAATTTGGGCTAGGAAAAGAGAGAACCTCCCCACCAAGAGCTGTGTTCCTCATCCTCAGCATCACCAGGATGCAGGTACAGGGCATCAGAGGcgtcacagaatggctttggttggaaaagacctctgagatcgttgagtccaaccattctgaCCCCAAAGCAAGTGTCCTGTTCAGTGTGTAGATGCTCTACATGATGAGCCCAATGTGATCAGAGGTGGGTGTCCCAGGGCTGTGAGGTGAGGGTGGAAGCTGTCTCCTGGAGGGCCTGAGGGGCAGCTCCTGCATCACTTACGATGATGATCTCCATGGGGATGGGCATCCGGATCCTTTTCATATACTTTAAGTTGAGCTCCTTGACAATCATCAGGAGCACAGCACTGACCAAGGCATAGACCAAGGAGGCCACGTTGGTTTGGGGCAGACCTTTGCAAATATCAATGAATGTctgaaggggagagaaaaggagaaggtgtCACGGGGAACCAGAGGCAACGTGGACAGCACAGGGGAGGTCACTTGTTACCGCAGTCAACTGCAAACACCCTGAGGTGTGACAAGGGTGAGAAAAAAGCTAGAAACCCACTGCTGAGAGAccagcagctggccctgggTCTGTTAAATGCAGTCCTGGCTGCACCAAGGCAGGATGCATCCATGGAAGATGCAGGAAGGGGCAGGCATGGGCAGACCGGCTCACAGTGAGGGTTTCTGTTGCTAAGCATCATGCAAGGCTCCTGCTGGCGAGCAGCACAGCTCGTGCTCTCCCCAGATCCCAGccccattcacagaatcacagaacagtacaggttggaaggggtcttcagagttatcaagtccaacccccctgctaaagcaggatgaCTCAGGGttgtccacacaggaatgcatccagctgggttttgaaagtctccagagaaggagactccacaacctccctgggcagcctgctcccatgctccatcaccctcactgtaaagaagttcctcctcatgttgaggtgaaaccttctatatTCAAGTCTGCATCCACTCTCTCTGATTAGAGACTGGCAGAGAAGGGCCCAGATGATGCTGTGCAGAgaacagaaggcagcagtgggggggtgctgggctgggggtggtgcagACAGCAGCGTGCCCccatccctcctcccttcccttctctccaagcCCCCTTTTGCCTGGCAGggatggcagtggtggtggtggctggggggaggaggtgcagggaagGTCCCTGTCCGAGCCCCCACTTACATAGACGATAGCTAAGGGCCCGGTGTAAGACGGGACTGTCAAGCCGAAGACGTACTTGAGCACGGAGATGAggatctgcagccctgctgctgtcatgaAGCCCCTGATGAAAGACTCTGAGAGGTAGATAGCAACAAAGCCAAACTGCACGAgtcccaggcacagctggaggaggacagACAAGCTGTGGTTAGAGGCatgccagcctggcagggcgaggtggggagcccagacgtgcccctgctgggcaggctgctgctctgggagaaGATCCACCCCTCCCACACATGgcatgggctgggctgagctggctgtcccagacagggatggggagaggagagctgcagggtgtTGGGGTGTCATCCCTGACTGCTGGCCTCACCCTTGGCTagtcacagaatcgtagaaccgttgaggttggaggagacctttgagatcatcatcaagcccagctgctcccccagcgCTCACAAGCCCACCACTGCCGCTTGGTTCAGAGAGTTTCACACCCAGACTGAAGCTGGGGTGGGATCCCATCCAAATCTCTGTGCTGAGGCATCAGCCACTTTGAGGTGGGGCCTCTTCGAGCATCTGCTGCTAGAACATCTCTGCCCCGGGGAGAGAGCCTGGCTGACTCCACGTGGATCAGCTCTGGCCAGAGGACAGGGCAGAGGTGGCATGCAGCGAGTCCTTACTTGTATGATGGCTGTCAGGCAGGCTAAGGTGGCAGAGatctccagcctggcagcttcCATGGCCGTGGTGTTCAGGCTGGTCTCGTTGGTGGTGTGGTTGAAGTACTGGAAGTCTGACTCTGGAGCCAGCTCATTGCAGACGTTGCCAACAATAATGCTGATGACTGCAAAAGTACCTGCAGCACAAGGCAGTGATGTCAGTAGGTCTCTCTAGAGAGCATCCTGACCTGGGAGGCACCTGCAGAGGTGACCGAgtcacccagcccagcactgcagccagccctgaggcaagaggtggcagcagctcgCTGGGGTgagaaccaggctctgcagcctgaatCAGGGATCCCATAAAGCCTTGATGGACCAGACACGGCCAAACCTCCCTGTTCTGGGACACCCCAAGTATTCCCAGCCGGGCCTCGGGCAGACAGGTGCTCTGCAGGCTCTTACCTGGGACCATCTGATGGATCCCACCCAGGAAGAGGTATATCAccaaggggaagaaggaggagtAGAGCCCATTGACAGGAGGCAGATTGGCCAGCAGTGCAAAGGCCATCCCTGGAAAACACAAGGGAAATGAGCAGGTCAGCCAGGTCTGGGCAGCTGGTGCCAACCCCACGCTCTCCTCACACTCAcatcagctcccagcagctgctgcaggcagcacaggctgctcctcctgggcagGAGAGCCCAAAGAGGGCAGGGATGAGCCCCACAGGGACAACCAGGCTGGAGGTAGAGACTGGGTTGAACTGGGCTCCCATCTGCAGATCTTAAACTGGCAAagtgctgctgtctcctcttGGTGACCCCCAGAGTGCTGGCGACTCACCCTGGGGCACTTGGATCGTCCCTGCGCTGAGCCCTCCGAGGACATCAGGCAAAATGTAGTCCTTAATCTTGTACTTGGGAAGCCACACAAGGATTGGGAACAGGCTAAAGAGGGTGAGCTTGAATCTGGAAGCTGAACACCTGGAGGAGACACAGGGAATTAATCCCAATAAgtaaagagagaaggaaggaagagggcTGGGAATTGAGCAAGTGAGGCATCAAGGAAGGGTCCTCCTAGGAACATCTCAGCCTTTCTCCCACACCAAATCCTCAGCCCAGCATTTGGTGCAGAGCCCTTCCCAGTGAGTGCAAGGCTCTTGTGGTTAACTGGCTGAGCATGGCATGGAGGAGGATTGTGAGGATGTTCCTGACTTGGGGGGCGAGGGGGTCCCCAGTGCCACAGCTGGAAGGAGAACCTGCACAGAGCGAAGCACTTAGCTCCCCAACATCTTGATGCCCTTCAGGTAGGGACCAGAGGAGCTGTAGGGAGGAGACACAGCTCAGAgagccagggggcagctgcaCAGAGCCAAAGATGAACTTTTCCAGGTGCTTGGTCAGAAAACCCCAAGTGTGTCTCAAGAAGGTTGCTTCTGGGCTGGCACATGCAGCATCTCACATCTCCACCTGCTAATATCTTCTCTctcctgtgtggctgctgcctcttgCCAAGGAATGAAGCTCAGTTTCCAAGGCACTGATAAGCAGGGGTGTTAGGAAGGTCAGCAATAATTTTAATCAGCAAGCTGATAAAAGGAAATCCCAGCTGAAAAGCTGAAAGCAGCAAtccacagccccacacagaCATCCCCACTTCTACTTGCTTGGGTgggttttccccccccacctctatTAATAAAACCTTGGAAACCAGAAACCAACAAATCCCAgatccctcttcccctcctttgcCTGACAGCCTGGCAGCATTGAGAAGAGCAACCAGCTTGCATTTCTCCTGTGCTTTCCATCCCTCAGAGCCCTGAAATGATCTTCCAAGGTCTCCCAAAGTAAACTCAACCTTCCCAAGGTCAAATGGGAGCTctgcaggatcacaggatggaaTCGCTGCATCGTCTGGGTTGGCAAagaccctttgagatcatggagtccagccgGGTC comes from the Dryobates pubescens isolate bDryPub1 chromosome 35, bDryPub1.pri, whole genome shotgun sequence genome and includes:
- the SLC26A9 gene encoding solute carrier family 26 member 9, yielding MKQARPRYVVERPAYSVSLFDEEFEKKSRSYPLGEKLRNHFRCSASRFKLTLFSLFPILVWLPKYKIKDYILPDVLGGLSAGTIQVPQGMAFALLANLPPVNGLYSSFFPLVIYLFLGGIHQMVPGTFAVISIIVGNVCNELAPESDFQYFNHTTNETSLNTTAMEAARLEISATLACLTAIIQLCLGLVQFGFVAIYLSESFIRGFMTAAGLQILISVLKYVFGLTVPSYTGPLAIVYTFIDICKGLPQTNVASLVYALVSAVLLMIVKELNLKYMKRIRMPIPMEIIIVIVATAISGSFSMPEKYGMPVVGKISMGFPAPTLPLVPKWKDMIGTAFSLAIVSYVINLAMGRTLAAKHGYDVDPNQEMLALGCSNFFGSFFKIHVICCALSVTLAVDGAGGKSQVASFFVALVVMVTMLALGIYLEPLPKSVLGALIAVNLKNSLKQLADPFYLWKKSKLDCLVWLVSFLSAFFLSLPYGVAVGVGFSVLVVVFHTQFRNGSALGQVTSTDIYKNPKAYSKVHEINGIKIVTYCSPLYFANSEIFREKIIAKTGVDPGKVYLARKKYAKRQEKGTAPAPPKLPKFLLRQNKTLSLQELQKDFEGTSPTDTNNNQTTANGASISYVTFRPLGSGAGQVHSSSELGSTTALQGSTFSILPAADVDPVMAAPPYISFHTIILDMSGVCFVDLMGTKALGKLCSSYQKIGIKVFLANVQAQVYNDISTGGVFEEGGLDRSHIFLTTHDAVLFALANIKEVVHPPILEEKPNQTELSIYEESADESTAEFKNLEEEMFGSMFHSETQTAL